One window of the Acinonyx jubatus isolate Ajub_Pintada_27869175 chromosome A2, VMU_Ajub_asm_v1.0, whole genome shotgun sequence genome contains the following:
- the CLEC4G gene encoding C-type lectin domain family 4 member G — MERKEKSRRDQQGATFISVPRAGRLLTMDTAGYSKWDSRLEEVPGGHWGRWGRRLLFLALVLVAALALWALILSILFSKASTERGALFGHQDLLRTNASKQKAALGVLNAEVRACNSCCSGTQTLLEKARAELGEAQAKLIEQESALKELSDRVTQSLAEASRDREDIRSELFRALEAARLGNSSCEECPASWLPFQGSCYLFSILRATWEESQRNCAGSGGHLVIVGDLEEQGFLSQNTRGRGYWLGLRAVRRARQIQGYQWVDGVPLSFSHWNLGEPNDSMGREDCVMMLRTGMWNDAPCDNERDNWICEKRRSC; from the exons atggaaaggaaggaaaagagtagGCGGGACCAGCAGGGGGCTACATTTATATCTGTGCCCAGGGCTGGGCGCCTGCTCACCATGGACACTGCCGGGTACAGCAAGTGGGACAGCAGGCTCGAGGAAGTCCCTGGAG GGCACTGGGGACGCTGGGGACGGAGACTCCTCTTCCTGGCCCTGGTGCTGGTGGCAGCGTTAGCCCTGTGGGCCCTCATTCTGAGCATCCTATTTTCTAAGG CCTCCACAGAGCGAGGGGCGCTGTTCGGCCACCAGGACCTGCTGAGGACAAACG CCTCGAAGCAGAAGGCGGCGCTGGGTGTTTTGAACGCAGAGGTCCGAGCCTGCAACAGCTGCT GCTCGGGGACACAGACGCTGCTAGAGAAGGCACGCGCGGAGCTGGGGGAGGCGCAGGCGAAGCTGATCGAGCAGGAGAGTGCCCTCAAAGAACTGAGCGATCGCG TGACCCAGAGCTTGGCTGAAGCGAGCAGGGACCGCGAGGACATCCGCAGTGAGCTCTTCAGGGCTCTGGAGGCCGCCCGGCTGGGGAACA GCTCCTGTGAGGAGTGCCCCGCATCGTGGCTGCCCTTCCAGGGCTCCTGCTACCTTTTCTCCATCCTGCGGGCCACGTGGGAGGAGTCGCAGCGCAACTGCGCGGGCTCCGGCGGACATCTGGTGATAGTGGGGGACCTGGAGGAGCAG GGCTTCCTGAGTCAGAACACGCGCGGCCGCGGTTACTGGCTGGGCCTGAGGGCCGTGCGCCGCGCGCGCCAGATCCAGGGCTACCAGTGGGTAGACGGAGTCCCGCTCAGCTTCAG CCACTGGAACCTGGGGGAGCCCAATGACTCTATGGGGCGCGAGGACTGCGTGATGATGCTACGCACTGGGATGTGGAACGATGCACCGTGCGACAACGAGAGGGACAACTGGATTTGTGAGAAGAGGCGCAGCTGTTGA